TTGTTCTGGCCCGCCACCGCAGCCACACCCTCGGCCAGGCTCCACCCCGTCAGCTTGATCTCCGGATGCAGAAGCCACACACGGTCGAAAACCGGCTGTTGTGCGGGCGCGGCCCCGCTGAAGTCACTCGCGAACAACACCCTGTCTGGGTTGTCCACCGTACCAGGCGGCCCGATGGCCGGGTCTTCCCCTCCCAACGCCACCCGTACCGGGGTGCCACCGCCGCCTCCAGCGCCAGGCATGCCACCCGTGCCCTCGGGCATGCCGCCCGTGCCCTCGGGCATGCCGCCCGTGCCCTCGGGCATGCCGCCCGTGCCCTCGGGCATGCCACCCGTGCCTTCGGGCATGCCGCCCGTGGCCCCCACCGCCTTGCCCGCCCGCGGACGTTCCCCCCTCGCCCGCGGCGTTTTCGGCGTCGCCGCCCGCTCCGCCCAGCCCGGGCTGACCGCCTTGGTTTGCGCCGCCCTGGCCTTCACCGGTGCCGCCGGCGCCGCCCTCGTCCCCGTCAGCCTCCCCGGTGCTCCCTCCGCCGCCACAGGCGAGGAGAAATGCCAAAAAGGAGCTCGCCAGGGCAAGCTGAAGAGAGGGCTGCGGAAGACGTCTTGGGTTCATGGATGACCAATTTCGAGCTGATGATGTTTCGACCTCAGAATGAGTTGAGGGGTGTCACTTGAGAAGCGCCCAGGACCGACCCAGGGTTCCAACGCCCCCGCCGGCCTCCTGTGTCTCTACAACACCGGGATCCCGGGACAGCCGAACAGCACGGAGAGGGGCTGGGAGGACGCGCTCACCTGCGAGCAGGCCTGGCCCTGCAAGACGATCGTTTCCGCGCCCTCGTAGACCCAACCGTCTTCGGAGCCGAACGCAATCTTGGTGTCTCCCACCTTGACCAGGATGTTGTCCGGTACGGGTGGCACCTCTCCCAGCGCCAAGCGGCAGTTGTTGAGACGCTCGCTCACACCGACGAAGACCGTACGCACGTCTGAACTCTCCGAGGAGTAGTACTTCGTGTTCCCGGGACGGGCCGTGCCCCCCGCCTCGGCAAGCTCGGTGAGACTGGGTGCCAGCTGCATGGGCTGGTACCATCCGCCAAGGACGTACGTTCTGATACCCTGGCTCAACGCCGACGCGAGGGCTTCCTGGGGAAGGTCGTTTCCACAGAAATTCGCCGAGGGAAGCGCCACTTCACCCGACGTCAGCAAGACGATGAACCGGTCGGTCCCGTCGTTACGAGCCTTCAGAAGGGCAACAGCTTTCTCGATGGCGGCGGCGACGGCGGACGTGCCGTTGCGCATGAGACCTGTTTCTTCGCCCAACGCTTCCTGCCAACGGGCCACCGTGGACCCGAAGTCGACAGAGGCACGCACACCGCACTCACTGAGACGCTCTGTGCCCTCCGGCGTCGTCAGCAGGGCCCACCGGCTCAAGTCTTGCTGCTCGACGAGGTCGTCGAGGGTGTCGTACGCAAGCCGCACACCTTGGGAGGAGTTCTTCGAGGAGTCAGCCACGATGACCACGGAGGCGCCCCGCTTGGTGGGAACCACGGCCTTCACGCCGCAATTGTTGGTCTCGGTGGGCGGAGGTTCAGGAACGGGAGGCGGCGCCAGACCAGCTTGGCCGCCAAACGTAAATCCTTCCGCTCCGCCCGCGCCCGCATCGACACCAGGGGCCCCACCGTTGATTCCCCCCGCCAATTCGCCGCCGACGGGGCCGCAGGCCCAAAGACATAGGCCCATGGCCCCGGCGACGGACACAAAAGGAACGGACAAGCGCCGCTCGTGACGGTGACCGGGCGCGGACGCTCGTTCCTCCGAGACGAGCTCGGGACGATGCGGGAATGACAGCATGGCGATACCTCCCATGAGAACGGGAGACGCGCCACGCTCCGCCGCGGCTCAGGAAAGTGCCCCGCTCACTCGAGGCCCATGCAGTTCGCGTAGTACGTCACAGTCGCGGGCCAATCGGAGAAGATCCCGAGGATCCCGACCTTCTGAGCCAACGCGTCGAGCACCGTCAGCATGTCACCGTCGTTGTTGATGACGGGAGTCACGTACTGGTAGTAGTAACCGCCGCCGGTCTTGAGGAGCCCCGAGCGCTCCAGAGTCCACGTGATGATGTCGAGGCCTGCCGCTTTGGCGGCCACCGCATACTCGGACGCCACCAGGTTGTTGCGGCGGTCCAACTTCAACAGAGCGAACATCGGGGGTGCCACGATGCGGACGCCCTTGTTCGCGAGGTCTTGCATACCTGCAACGGCCGTGGCGTACCCGGCCGCGGTATCAACCCGCGCATCCAGGTACACGGCCTGCTTTCCGAAGGCCGGCTCGCGCGCGATCCAGTAGAGCACGTCGTCCAAGCGGAACGACTGGGGCCACACCTGCTTCGGATTGATCCCGGCCTGCTTGTACTCGTCGAGCATCTGCTGGGCGTACATCTCTTGCGAGTACGAGCCCTCGAAAGGCATGGGCACCGAAGGTTCCTTCAGCTCCGGCGTGAACTTCGCACCCAGTCCCTTGATGAGCCGAATGCTCTCCTTGTGGGTCACGACGGTCCCGCAGGTCGAGTACAGATCGGTCCGGAAGTTGGCCGTGCCACCCAGGTACTCCTGCACGGTAGCAGCCTTCGGGTTGCTGGCGTCCATCTTGCCACAGAGTTGCTTGAACTCGGCCAGGGTGATGTCGCTCGTACAGCAGGTGGCCGTGGCGGGGCTGCCCGTGGCGGGATCGTAGGGCGAAAACGGCTTCGTGCACTTTGCAGCCAACGCCGGGATCGCCAAGATGTTGGTGGTGGTGTGAAGGTCACATTGCGAGTGCCGACACACGAGCTCTCGATCCTTGGTGAAGGTCACGTCGCATTCGACAATGCCCGCGCCCATGCGCGCCGCCGCCTCGTAGGATTCCTTCGTGTGCTCCGGGAACTGAAGGGGGGCACCGCGATGTCCAATTGAGAAGTCAGTTTTTTTGAAGGGGCCTTCCGAGCATTGCTCGAGCTTTCGCTTCAAAGGGCCATCGTCCATATCCTCGACGAGGTAGTAGGGCCTGGGCCCGACCTGAATGTTTTGAAGCTTCCGCGGCTTCTCAGGACGAACCTCGTCTTCGTGGGGATCCTTGCGGTGCTCTTCCGCGAGCTCTTCGGCCAACTGCGCCCAATGCGGGTCATCACAGGCGTTGGCCGCCAAGGCGAAGAGCGACATCAGGCAGGTCGTTCTCGTGCTGATACGGGTGAACGTGTTCATGGATCTTTCCTCGGTGTGGGATGAAAGGCGCCTGCGCCGCTCCATGGTGAACCTGCGCTCCGTCCCTCACCGCAGGGTACGCCGGCTCCTCCTTCGTCCCGCGCATGAAGACCGCAACAAAAGCGCGAACGAAGCGCCCGAAGTTTCGGCACTGTTCACCGCCGTGATCAACTCATGACGCCGGGGCGACGAACGTACTTACAAAGAATCAACCGTGTCACGGTCTGCCGAACACCTCGTGTCGGGGCGCACGGCGAAGGGGCGGCGGGCCTATCGTGAGGAGCCTCTGCGGCCGTCCCCCGGCGGCGAGGCGCGGCCTGACCGCGCGTCCAGGGCTCCGCGGCCGCAGAGGTCGGCCTGACGCGGGACCGGACATTCTGAACGGCGCGGGCCCTAAATTTAGGCCCCCTTGCCCTACTTCGCCTTGCGTTTGCCCTTGCCCTTGCCCTTGGCGGCTTCCGCCTCCGCTGCGATCTTTGCTGCCGCTTCCGCTTCGGCTGCTGCGGCGGCTTCCGCCTGTGCGGCGGCTTCCGCTTCGGCCTGCGTGCGTGCGGCCTCTTCCGCCGCAGCTTTCGCCTTCGTCTCTGACACGGACTTCAGGGCCAAAAGCCCCGCCTCGAAATCCTTCCCGATGGCGGCGTCCATGTCCATGAAGATGCCCATGACCTTGGCGGGGAACGACTTGTCCCCGTCCATCGACCACGTCACCTTCTGGGTCGTTTCACCAGCCAGTGAAAAGCGGTTGCTTGCGACGGCCGCAAACGGTTCGATGAACTCGAGCTTGTACTCGATCCTGCGAGGCGCCTCGACCGCCGTCACGCTCATCCTGCCCTTGCCCACGTCTTTGTTGCCTTCCCAGGCGTAAGACGAGCCCACCTGCCCCGCCGGTCCTTCGAAGGTCTTCTTCATTGCGGGGTCCATCTTTTCCCAAGGGGACCAGGCTTGCCAGTTGTGAAAGTCGTCCAGCTCGGCAAAGACGATCGCCGCAGGCGCTTCAATGTCGGCGGAGCGCTCGACGTGATAGGTCCCGGGCTGGGTCGCCGCGAACGCCAGGAAACCACCGACGATCAACACGAAAACGACGACGACTTTTTTCAGCATGAGGGCTCCTGGTCACAAAGGGGCGCCCGGGCGGGCGCAAGAAGGCCGCATGGTGGCACAAGGCGGGTTGGGCAGCAATCCTTGCAGGGCGAGCTGCGCCCACAACGGTCTCATGTGCCTTGCCGCAAGCGCTCGAGCGCGTCGAGCACCAGATCGAGACCCACGCAAAACTCTTACACTGTAAGCTCCACCGACGAAAAGGCGCTCGATGAAAGTTGCATACGTATCCCGTTATGGCCCTCCCGAGGTGGTCACGTTTCGCGAGGTCCCTACCCCCTCACCCGGGCGCGGTGAGGTGCTGGTGCGGGTGATGGCCACGGCGGTGACTTCGGGTGACTGGCGGGTGCGCAGCGGCATCATGCCACGGGGGTTCGGAGCCCTCCGCGGGGTGGCCCTTGGCTTTCAAGGCCCTCGCCACCCTGTCCTCGGCACCGACGCCGCGGGGATCATCGCGGCCGTGGGCGACAAGGTCACGGCCTTTCGCGTGGGTGAGCCCGTGGTGGCTTTTCCGGGCAGCGCGCTCGGCGCCCACGCCGAGTGTCTCGTGATGCCGGCCGCGGGGCGCCTGGCCCCCAAGCCTCCCCAGCTCACCTTCGAGGAAGCGGCCGCCTTGCCTTTCGGCGCGATGACCGCGCTCGATTTCCTGCGCCGGGGCCAGCTGAAAGCGGGCGAACGCGTGCTCGTCAACGGCGCCTCCGGTAACGTCGGTACCGCGGCCCTCCAGCTGGCAAAGCACGCAGGGGCTCACGTCACGGCCGTCACCAGCGCGCGCAACGCTGACCTCGTGAGCGCACTCGGTGCCGATCACGTGATCGATTACGCAAGCGCGGACTTCGCGCACCGCGGGGAGTACGACATCATCGTGGACACCGTCGGGAACGCGGGGTACGCCCGTGTGAAGCCCATTCTCGCAAAGGGGGGGCGCCTCTTGGCCGTGCTCGCCGATCTGCCGGCCATGCTGAGGGCGCCGTTCGTCCGCGGGCCCCTGCGGCACCGGGTGATCGCGGGCCCCTGCGCGGAGACGCCCGCGCTGCTCCGGGAGGTGTGTGAGCTTGCGGCTCAAGGGGCGCTGCGGCCGGTCATCGACCAGCGCTTCGCCTTCGAGAACCTGGTCGACGCATACCGCGTGGTCGACTCCGGAAGAAAGAGGGGCAGCGTCGTCGTGAGCCTACCCACGGCGTCGTAGCTGCCGTGGGCCTCGGCTCTGAAAAAATGCGTCGCGTCATGACAAACACCCCCCCCAGCTTCGTGCTACGAGCGTGGCCATGGCACTTTCTGTTGGCATCGTAGGCTTGCCCAACGTCGGCAAGAGCACCGTATTCAACGCACTGACCTCGGGGAAGGCGGCGGCCGCCAACTACCCCTTCTGCACGATCGACCCCAACGTGGGCGTGGTGCCCGTGCCCGATCCACGCCTGGCGCGCATCACGAAGTACATCCCCCCGCAGAAGGTGATTCCCACCATCGTCGAGATCGTTGACATCGCGGGGTTGGTCAAAGGAGCGTCTCAGGGCGAAGGCCTGGGCAACAAGTTCCTGGCGAACATCCGCGAGACCAGCGCCATCTTGATGATGGTCCGGTGCTTCGAAGACGAAAACGTGGTGCACGTCTCCGGCAGCGTGGATCCGATTCGCGACATCGAGATCATCGAGCTCGAGTTGGCCTTGGCCGATGTCTCATCGGCTGAAAAGCGCCTG
The sequence above is a segment of the Myxococcales bacterium genome. Coding sequences within it:
- a CDS encoding glycerophosphodiester phosphodiesterase, translating into MSLFALAANACDDPHWAQLAEELAEEHRKDPHEDEVRPEKPRKLQNIQVGPRPYYLVEDMDDGPLKRKLEQCSEGPFKKTDFSIGHRGAPLQFPEHTKESYEAAARMGAGIVECDVTFTKDRELVCRHSQCDLHTTTNILAIPALAAKCTKPFSPYDPATGSPATATCCTSDITLAEFKQLCGKMDASNPKAATVQEYLGGTANFRTDLYSTCGTVVTHKESIRLIKGLGAKFTPELKEPSVPMPFEGSYSQEMYAQQMLDEYKQAGINPKQVWPQSFRLDDVLYWIAREPAFGKQAVYLDARVDTAAGYATAVAGMQDLANKGVRIVAPPMFALLKLDRRNNLVASEYAVAAKAAGLDIITWTLERSGLLKTGGGYYYQYVTPVINNDGDMLTVLDALAQKVGILGIFSDWPATVTYYANCMGLE
- a CDS encoding NAD(P)-dependent alcohol dehydrogenase, with translation MKVAYVSRYGPPEVVTFREVPTPSPGRGEVLVRVMATAVTSGDWRVRSGIMPRGFGALRGVALGFQGPRHPVLGTDAAGIIAAVGDKVTAFRVGEPVVAFPGSALGAHAECLVMPAAGRLAPKPPQLTFEEAAALPFGAMTALDFLRRGQLKAGERVLVNGASGNVGTAALQLAKHAGAHVTAVTSARNADLVSALGADHVIDYASADFAHRGEYDIIVDTVGNAGYARVKPILAKGGRLLAVLADLPAMLRAPFVRGPLRHRVIAGPCAETPALLREVCELAAQGALRPVIDQRFAFENLVDAYRVVDSGRKRGSVVVSLPTAS
- a CDS encoding VWA domain-containing protein; this translates as MLSFPHRPELVSEERASAPGHRHERRLSVPFVSVAGAMGLCLWACGPVGGELAGGINGGAPGVDAGAGGAEGFTFGGQAGLAPPPVPEPPPTETNNCGVKAVVPTKRGASVVIVADSSKNSSQGVRLAYDTLDDLVEQQDLSRWALLTTPEGTERLSECGVRASVDFGSTVARWQEALGEETGLMRNGTSAVAAAIEKAVALLKARNDGTDRFIVLLTSGEVALPSANFCGNDLPQEALASALSQGIRTYVLGGWYQPMQLAPSLTELAEAGGTARPGNTKYYSSESSDVRTVFVGVSERLNNCRLALGEVPPVPDNILVKVGDTKIAFGSEDGWVYEGAETIVLQGQACSQVSASSQPLSVLFGCPGIPVL
- a CDS encoding SRPBCC family protein, encoding MLKKVVVVFVLIVGGFLAFAATQPGTYHVERSADIEAPAAIVFAELDDFHNWQAWSPWEKMDPAMKKTFEGPAGQVGSSYAWEGNKDVGKGRMSVTAVEAPRRIEYKLEFIEPFAAVASNRFSLAGETTQKVTWSMDGDKSFPAKVMGIFMDMDAAIGKDFEAGLLALKSVSETKAKAAAEEAARTQAEAEAAAQAEAAAAAEAEAAAKIAAEAEAAKGKGKGKRKAK